The Actinomycetota bacterium genome segment CTGAACTCGGTAATTGCCCTGGCCTTTTTTATACCGGTATTAATCGGTACCGGAGGTAATACTTCCACCCAGTCTTCCACCCTGATTATCAGGGCCTTATCCACCGGTGAACTTACGGTAAGGAAATGGTTCTATGTGGTAAAAAAAGAACTGCTAACCGGACTGCTTCTGGGAATATCCATGGGAACAGTATTTTTGCTGAGGGTTGTTATTTTAAGGGAAGGCCTGCTGCTGGGCATAACCCTGGGGCTGGCCGTGGTAGCTATTATAATGATAGCCAACCTGCTGGGAGCCCTGCTGCCCATACTGCTTACCAAACTAAGGCTGGACCCAGCCGTAATCAGCAGCCCCCTGCTCACCACCGTAGTGGATGCCCTGGGACTGCTAATCTATTTCTCCATAGCCGCCCTGATATTCAGCCTTTAGCCGGCTTTTGCTATAATAAAATAAAAAAGGGGAAACCATGCAGATCAAACTGGAAAAAAATCAAACCCACATAAACCAGCTGGTAGAAAAATTTATAACACCTGCTGAAAAGATTAAGGCAGTATATGAGCAATCCTACACCATGGACGGCTCAGTTCAGACCAAGGTTCACCTGCTTACCACCAAAAAAATTATATATGTGGAGTTTTTAAAAAATGATGCCTTCATCAAATGCTATCCCCTGCACAATCAAATCTCCTACCAGATAGAAAGACAGGCAGAAAAAGACCTTCTTAATGTAGATAATATAATAAGCATAAAAATAAGGGTGTCCCCTGATGCCAGCATAATATTCAGGTTTGACCATCAGCTGGACCGCTCCCACTATATCACCACCCTGTCCCAGGAAAAACAGGAGGCATACCAGTTTTTGCTTAAGCTAAACCAGCTGCTGGCAGAAATCTAGCTATTTTTTAAGCTTCCTTAAAGCAATGATGGCTTGTACCACCTTCTTGGTTTCTTCCGTTATTTCCTGCACTATATCATGTTTTTTGCCTACTTCCTGTACCGCTTTATGCCGGTCCTGGTAGGTGGTAGGAATAGCTTTTCCGGTAAGTATATTGGCATTATTGTTAAAAAACTCCATATAGCCTTTCTGTACCGCAATAAAGACTTCTTTTGGCCCCTGCTTAAACTTTACAATGCCTGTATCCAGCTGGCACACTATAGGGGCATGCTCCGGAAGTATGCCCAGGCTGCCCTTTACTGAAGGCACACTTACCAATTCCACCTCGTCTTCAAATACAGTCTCCTCGGGGGTAACAATGGAGGCATGGATAAGCTTAGCGGCCATTTTCTTCCTCCTGTTTTAGCTGCACTGCCCTCTCCTCTGCTTCTTCAATACTTCCGATCATGTAAAAGGCAGCTGCCGGCAGGTTATCATATTTTCCCTCCAATATGGCCGTAAATCCCTTTACCGTGTCTTCTACCTTTACATATTTTCCCTGCTTGCCCGTAAACTGTTCGGCTACAAAGAAAGGCTGGGAAAGGAAACGCTCAATCTTGCGGGCCCGGTTCACTATCAGCTTATCTTCTTCTGATAGTTCATCAATGCCCAAAATGGCAATAAGATCCTGCAGTTCCTTGTTTTTCTGCAGGCATTCCTGTACCTGGCGGGCCACTTTATAGTGCTCCAGCCCTACCACTTCCGGATCCAGGATCCGTGAAGAGGAAACCAGGGGATCTACTGCAGGATAAAGCCCCCGTTCTGATACTTCACGGGACAGCACCACCGTAGAATCCAGGTGGGTAAAGGTGGTAGCCGGCGCGGGATCGGTTAAATCATCTGCCGGTACATAAATAGCCTGCACCGAGGTAATAGAGCCGGCATCAGTAGAGGTAATCCTTTCCTGCAGCTCCCCCATCTCGGTAGCCAAAGTGGGCTGGTAGCCCACCGCCGAAGGCATCCTGCCTAAAAGGGTGGACACTTCCTGGCCGGCCTGCACAAACCTGAAAATATTATCTATAAACAGCAGAACATCCTTTTTTTCCTGCTCCCTGAAATATTCAGCTACAGTCAAGGCAGACAAAGCTACCCTCAGCCGGGCTCCCGGAGGCTCATTCATCTGCCCGAATACCAAGGCAGTTTTATCCAGTACCCCTGACTGCTTCATCTGAAGCCATAGGTCATTGCCCTCCCTGGTCCTTTCCCCCACTCCGGCAAATACCGACAAGCCTCCGTGCTGGGTGGCAATATTGTGGATAAGCTCCATGATAATTACGGTTTTGCCCACCCCCGCCCCGCCAAACATGCCTATTTTTCCTCCCTTAACAAAGGGGCAAAGGAAATCTATAACCTTGACTCCTGTTTCCAGCAGCTCGGTTTTGGTGTCAATTTCAGTGATGGAAGGCGGCGGCTGATGGATGGGCAGCTTCTTCCCGGTTACAATGATACCGCCATCCATATCCTTGGGCTGGCCCAGCACATCTATAATCCTTCCCAGTACCTCTTTTCCCACCGGAACCTGGATGGGACTACCGGTATTTATTACTTCCATGCCCCGGCTGAGCCCGTCAGTACTGGACATGGCAATAGCCCTTACCCTGCCCTGGCCGATGGACTGCTGTACTTCGGCCACTACTTCCAACCTGCGCCCGCTGCTGTCTTCATCATAGATTTTTAAAGCAGTATAAATATGGGGCAGGGACCCTGGGAATTCAATATCCAGTACCGGTCCCCTGATGCTTACTATTTTTCCCTTGGTTAATCTTTCCATAAGCTCTCTTTCTAACCGTACTTTTCAGCGCCTGAAATTACTTCCATTATTTCAGTGGTAATCTGGTGCTGCCTGCTGCGGTGGTATTGACGGTCCAGCTTCTCTAATAGTTCATCTGAATTTTCCTTGGCCTGGTCCATGGCCACCATCCTGGCCCCCACCTCGCTGGCCGTGGATTCTAAAAGCAGCCGGTACACATAAGTAAAAATATATTCCGGCACCAAAGACCGTATTAAGGTCACCAGGTCCGGCTCATAAATAAAATCAGGAGTAATCCTGCAAACCCTGTTGTCAATCATAACCTCATCTATGCCATAAGCTGCCTGGTCACCCTCATCCATCTTTTCTGACAGGGGTATAGGCAGAATCTGTACCGTTACCGGCTTATGGTGGGCCACACTTATAAATTTGGTATAGCAGATAAGCACCCGGTCCACTTCCCCTACTACATACCTGGAAATTATTTCCCGGGATATCTCCCGGGCATCCATAAATTTCGGCCAGGCAGAAAGGTTCTCATAAACACGGGACAAGGGCTGCCCCTGGTAGGAAAAATAGTTCTTACCCTTGGTGCCGATTACATCCAGGACCACCTGTTTGCCCTGGTTTTGGGCCTTGCCTATTATTTCTTCCATCAATTTAATGACATCACTGTTATAGCTGCCGCAAAGCCCCCTGTCAGAAGTAATCCCCATCACCATCACCGTCTTTTCATTTTCCCTGGGCTTTACCAGCCGGTCATCCAGCAGCTGCTTGCAGAAGCCCAGGTTATAGACAAATTCCTCTATCTTATCAAAAAAAGGCTTTGACTCTTCCAGCCTGCTTAAAGCCTTCTTTATGCGGAAAGAAGCAATCATCCCCATGGCACTGGTAATCTTCTGGGTAGCCTCTACGCTTTCCATACGTTGTTTTATTTCTTTTTCTTTAAGCATATTAGTCCTGGGGTCGGGCAAAGGTTGACACAAACTTATCCAAAGACTCCCTTATCAGGCCCTCGGTCTTTTTATCCATATCCCCGGTCTGGTGCAGCTGCTCTATTACCTGGGGGTAGGAATGGTGCACATAGGCAATATAGTCTTTTTCAAACCTTTCTATATCTTGCAGGCCTACCTCATCCAGGTAGCCCCTGGTTAAGGCAAAAAGTATTAACACCTGGTCTTCGGTTTCCAGGGGCTGGTACTGTTTCTGCTTCAGTACTTCCTCTATCCTTTTACCCCTTTCTACCTGCTTTTTGGTTTCGGCGTGAAGCTCGGTACCAAACTTGGCAAAAGTCTCTATATCCCGGTATTGGGCCAAATCAAGCCGGAGCTGGGCAGCCACCTTTCTCATGGCCGGGGTCTGGGCATCACTGCCCACCCGGGATACCGATATGCTGGGATTTACCGCAGGCCTGATCCCGGCATTAAACATATCCGTATCCAGGTAAAACTGGCCGTCGGTAATGGAAATCAGATTGGTAGGGATATAGCCTGATATGTCTCCCCCCTTAACTTCCACCACCGGAATAGCAGTAAGGGATCCTGCCCCCAATTTATCAGAGAGCTTGGCCGACCGCTCCAGCAGGCGGGAATGCAAATAAAATATATCCCCTGGATACGCTTCCCGGCCCGGAGGCCTCCTTAGCAACAGCGATATTTCCCGGTAAGCTACCGCATGCTTGGAAAGATCATCATACATTATGACCGCATGCTGGCCGTTATACATGAAATATTCACCCATAGCACAACCGGCATAGGGAGCCAGGTACTGTATGGCTGCCGTTTCCTGGGCTCCTGCCAACACTATGGTGGTGTAGTCCATGGAGTCATACTGATGAAGCTTTTCAGCAATTTTGGCTACAGTGGAGGTCTTCTGGCCAATGATTACCAATATGCAATATATTCCCTTATGCCTCTGGTTAAGTATGGTATCCACTAAAATAGCAGTCTTTCCGATCCTGCGGTCCGACACTACCAGTTCCCTCTGCCCCCTTCCCAGGGGCACCAGGGCATCAATAGCCTTAATGCCGGTAGGCAAAGGCTCCTTTACCGGCTGCCGGTCCACTACTTCGGGGGCCTCAAATTCCAGGGGCCTGTACTCTTTAGCTTCTATGGGGCCCTGCCCGTCCAGGGGCCGGCCCAAAGGGTCTACGATCCTGCCCGCCAGTCCTTCCCCTACCGGGACCTGCAGGATCCTGCCGGTTCGGGTTGCCATATCCCCTTCCAGCACGCAGGTAGCATCCCCCAGCACTATGGCTCCAATATGGTCCTCCTCCAGGTTTAAAGCCAGGGCATAGGTGCCTTTTCCAATTTCAAGCATCTCTCCTGCCACCGCATGGGGCAGGCCGGAAATCCTGACAATTCCGTCTCCCGAAGAAAGGACCTGGCCTACCTCGGTAATCTGGGGCCGGGGCCGGTAATCAGACAGCTTGGAAAATATTTCTTCTGATATTTTTCCCGCTTCCATATCAGGAGCCACTGTCTTCTCCTTTTAACTTATCAGCCAGGCGTTCCAGCCTGGTCCTGAGGCTAAAATCATATCTGGTATGCCCTATGTTCAAAATCATCCCTCCCAAAATAGAAGGGTCTATGACTATTTTTATGTCCCCTGATGCTCCTTTCCTGCGGGCTGCTTCTGCTACCTTCTTTTCCAGGTCCCCGTCCAAGCCGGCAGCTACAGTGATATTAGCATCAATAGCTTGTTCATTCATGGTGTTCTTCATCCAGTTCTTTTAAGCTGTCTTCTATCAGCCTCACATGATCTTCCCGGGACACTTCCCTTTCTAAAACCCTGGACGCTGCCTGTATGGCCATATCCACCGCTTTCTGCCTGACTTCAGACCAGGCTGCCTCTTTCTGCTGCCCTATTTGCTCTTGGGCATCCTCCAGCAGTGCTGCCGCTTTTTTTTGGGCCTGCTGCTGCAGCTCCTCTTTTATCTGCAGGGCTTCCTGCTCCCCCTTCTCTATTATCTGCAGGGATTGTTCCCGGGCCTTATCCAGCATCCTCTTTTGTTCTTCCAGCATGGCCTGGGCCTGCTGTTTCTGGCGGTCTGCTTCCTGCAGCGAGCCCTCTATTTCCTTTTGCCTGGCTTCCATGGCACGGTTAACCGGTTTGAGCACAAACCTCCACACCACCAGGGCCAGTATCCCGAAAACGATGATAGACCAGAATATGGTGCTGGACATGGGATTTAATATATTTAATAACTGATCCACTTTTGTTCCACCCCTTAACTAAATGCTATATCACGAATATAAGCATAAAGGCTATAACCAAAGCATACAAAGCTATAGCCTCGGCAAAAGCCACCCCTATAAACATGGCCGTCTGTATCTGGCCGCTGGCTTCAGGCTGGCGGGCAATACCTTCCAGGGCCCTTCCCACCAAATTACCTATAGCCAAAGCCGGCCCTATGGAGCCTATGCCCATTACAAAACCTGCTGCCAGCACCGAAGCTGTCTGTGCATCCATAAAAGGTCCTCCTTAATGTTTTTTACTCACCGCTTCACCGATATACATCGATGACAATATGGCAAAAATATAGGCCTGTATAGCCCCCATAAAAATCTCCAGCATGCTCATGGCTGCCGCAAAGGGTACCGCAGCCACAGCTACCAGGTAATTCTTAAAGTAGATTACCAGGCCCAGCAGTACATAAATAATGGTATGCCCCGCCAATATATTGGCAGTAAGACGGATGAACAGGGAAAAGGGTTTGGCCAGGGCGCTGATAACTTCAATAGGAAATACAATTACATACATCCATCCAGGAACATAGGAAGGGGCAAAGGTCCGGATATAGCCCCTGATCCCATTTTTAGCCAGGTTGGACACCTGCACGGTTAAAAACACCCCCACCGCCAGGGTTAAAGGCACCAGGGGGTTGGAAGTAGGCACATAAGCCCCTGGAATGATGCCAATCATGTTATTGGCCAGCACAAATAGGAAAATGCTGAATATAAAAGGCCACCACCGGTCCCCGTCCTGCTTGCCCATAAAATTGTATACCATGTTCTTTTTGACCAGGCCGATCAGCATCTCCATAGCTGCCTGCCTTCTGCCCGGAACCCTTTTGGGCCTGGCTCCCAGCCATAAAAGCAGCCCTATAAATAGGGCGGCTGCAGCAAACATGGACAAGGTTAAATTGGTAATGGATATATCCAGGCTGCCCAGCTTCAGCGGAATAACCACTTTCTGGTAAAAATGCTCCAGAACCTCCAAGCTTCTTTGTTCCATACTTCCCTCTAGGGTTTAAACATGGCATTCTTGTATAACAGAAACAGCTCCAGAAACAGAAACAGGGTAAACAGCACTATAAAGGAAATAAACAGGGCAAAAATATTTATAAAGCCCAGCCTGGTAAAACCAAAGAACACGCCGGCCAGGATTATAAGTTTGCCCCAAAAGGCCAGAAACATAAATTTTAGCTTGCCTGCATCACCGTAAAGATAGGAATAAAGAAAAATATTGATAACAAACAGCCCAAACACCAGCACTGAACTTAACAACACGGACCAAAAGATCTCCAGCCCTGCAGCCAGCCCTACTGCCAGCAAAGCAGCTGCCAGGACCAAGCCGCTTACAATTAGTGTTCTCTTTACCAGGATGTTGTTCAACCTTAGTCCTCCTTTAGAGCTCAGCTAAAATCCAGCTTGATAAGTTTTACTCCTGCTTCCTTGAGCATCTCCAAAGACAGGGGATCGGCATAATCTTCCAGGTGGTATACACAGGTTATGCCGGTATTAATAATCATCTTGGCGCACATCACACAGGGCTGGGTGGTGCAGTATATTACTCCCCCCTTAATCTGTACCCCGTGGTAGGCTGCCTGCAGCAGGGCATTCTGCTCTGCATGAAGGCCCCGGCAGATTTCATGCCTCTGCCCGCTGGGTACCCCCAGCTCTTCTCTCAGGCAGGTGCCAATCTCCAGGCAGTTTTTATTTCCCTTGGGTGCTCCATTGTAACCGGTAGTCAATATACGCTTATCCTTGACTACAATAGCTCCTACTTTTCTTCTAAGGCAGGTAGACCGGGTAGCTACCTGTTTGGTGATAGCCATAAAATATTGGTCCCAGCTGGGCCTTTGGTCTGCCATATGGTTTCCTTCTATTAATTATTTAACTCATTTTATAATAATATGCTATTTTTTTAAAATAACCATAGCCTTAATTTTCTGGCTAAAGACCAGCCCCCTGTGATATCTTATAGTATGGCCATGGACCCAAAGCAAAACCAGAAAATTTTAACTCTTGCCGCCAGCAGCCATTTTGTGCTGGACCTTTACCAGAGCTTCTACATCGGCCTCATACCGCTGCTGGTCAGCAAATTTGGGCTGTCCCTGTTTCAGGTCAGCCTGCTGGGGGCTACCAGCATTATTGCCAACAGCCTTTTTTCTCCCGCCTTTGGGCTTCTCTCTGACCGCTATGGCTTAAAAAAGTTCATGATAGGGGGGATGTTTGTCACCTCT includes the following:
- the atpC gene encoding ATP synthase F1 subunit epsilon, with protein sequence MAAKLIHASIVTPEETVFEDEVELVSVPSVKGSLGILPEHAPIVCQLDTGIVKFKQGPKEVFIAVQKGYMEFFNNNANILTGKAIPTTYQDRHKAVQEVGKKHDIVQEITEETKKVVQAIIALRKLKK
- the atpD gene encoding F0F1 ATP synthase subunit beta, with protein sequence MERLTKGKIVSIRGPVLDIEFPGSLPHIYTALKIYDEDSSGRRLEVVAEVQQSIGQGRVRAIAMSSTDGLSRGMEVINTGSPIQVPVGKEVLGRIIDVLGQPKDMDGGIIVTGKKLPIHQPPPSITEIDTKTELLETGVKVIDFLCPFVKGGKIGMFGGAGVGKTVIIMELIHNIATQHGGLSVFAGVGERTREGNDLWLQMKQSGVLDKTALVFGQMNEPPGARLRVALSALTVAEYFREQEKKDVLLFIDNIFRFVQAGQEVSTLLGRMPSAVGYQPTLATEMGELQERITSTDAGSITSVQAIYVPADDLTDPAPATTFTHLDSTVVLSREVSERGLYPAVDPLVSSSRILDPEVVGLEHYKVARQVQECLQKNKELQDLIAILGIDELSEEDKLIVNRARKIERFLSQPFFVAEQFTGKQGKYVKVEDTVKGFTAILEGKYDNLPAAAFYMIGSIEEAEERAVQLKQEEENGR
- the atpG gene encoding ATP synthase F1 subunit gamma, yielding MLKEKEIKQRMESVEATQKITSAMGMIASFRIKKALSRLEESKPFFDKIEEFVYNLGFCKQLLDDRLVKPRENEKTVMVMGITSDRGLCGSYNSDVIKLMEEIIGKAQNQGKQVVLDVIGTKGKNYFSYQGQPLSRVYENLSAWPKFMDAREISREIISRYVVGEVDRVLICYTKFISVAHHKPVTVQILPIPLSEKMDEGDQAAYGIDEVMIDNRVCRITPDFIYEPDLVTLIRSLVPEYIFTYVYRLLLESTASEVGARMVAMDQAKENSDELLEKLDRQYHRSRQHQITTEIMEVISGAEKYG
- the atpA gene encoding F0F1 ATP synthase subunit alpha, translated to MAPDMEAGKISEEIFSKLSDYRPRPQITEVGQVLSSGDGIVRISGLPHAVAGEMLEIGKGTYALALNLEEDHIGAIVLGDATCVLEGDMATRTGRILQVPVGEGLAGRIVDPLGRPLDGQGPIEAKEYRPLEFEAPEVVDRQPVKEPLPTGIKAIDALVPLGRGQRELVVSDRRIGKTAILVDTILNQRHKGIYCILVIIGQKTSTVAKIAEKLHQYDSMDYTTIVLAGAQETAAIQYLAPYAGCAMGEYFMYNGQHAVIMYDDLSKHAVAYREISLLLRRPPGREAYPGDIFYLHSRLLERSAKLSDKLGAGSLTAIPVVEVKGGDISGYIPTNLISITDGQFYLDTDMFNAGIRPAVNPSISVSRVGSDAQTPAMRKVAAQLRLDLAQYRDIETFAKFGTELHAETKKQVERGKRIEEVLKQKQYQPLETEDQVLILFALTRGYLDEVGLQDIERFEKDYIAYVHHSYPQVIEQLHQTGDMDKKTEGLIRESLDKFVSTFARPQD
- a CDS encoding F0F1 ATP synthase subunit delta, producing MNEQAIDANITVAAGLDGDLEKKVAEAARRKGASGDIKIVIDPSILGGMILNIGHTRYDFSLRTRLERLADKLKGEDSGS
- the atpF gene encoding F0F1 ATP synthase subunit B; the encoded protein is MDQLLNILNPMSSTIFWSIIVFGILALVVWRFVLKPVNRAMEARQKEIEGSLQEADRQKQQAQAMLEEQKRMLDKAREQSLQIIEKGEQEALQIKEELQQQAQKKAAALLEDAQEQIGQQKEAAWSEVRQKAVDMAIQAASRVLEREVSREDHVRLIEDSLKELDEEHHE
- the atpE gene encoding F0F1 ATP synthase subunit C, with the protein product MDAQTASVLAAGFVMGIGSIGPALAIGNLVGRALEGIARQPEASGQIQTAMFIGVAFAEAIALYALVIAFMLIFVI
- the atpB gene encoding F0F1 ATP synthase subunit A, which translates into the protein MEQRSLEVLEHFYQKVVIPLKLGSLDISITNLTLSMFAAAALFIGLLLWLGARPKRVPGRRQAAMEMLIGLVKKNMVYNFMGKQDGDRWWPFIFSIFLFVLANNMIGIIPGAYVPTSNPLVPLTLAVGVFLTVQVSNLAKNGIRGYIRTFAPSYVPGWMYVIVFPIEVISALAKPFSLFIRLTANILAGHTIIYVLLGLVIYFKNYLVAVAAVPFAAAMSMLEIFMGAIQAYIFAILSSMYIGEAVSKKH
- a CDS encoding cytidine/deoxycytidylate deaminase family protein; translation: MADQRPSWDQYFMAITKQVATRSTCLRRKVGAIVVKDKRILTTGYNGAPKGNKNCLEIGTCLREELGVPSGQRHEICRGLHAEQNALLQAAYHGVQIKGGVIYCTTQPCVMCAKMIINTGITCVYHLEDYADPLSLEMLKEAGVKLIKLDFS